From the Candida dubliniensis CD36 chromosome 2, complete sequence genome, the window CGGTTAATCTACCAGTAAAAGTAACAAATAACCCTAAACTAGTAACAGATTTAACATAACCTTTAACAACAGCATTGACAGTAACATCATTGAAATCAACAGGGAAACTCTTTGATTTTAAGGCTTCaattaaagattttttAGCAGTAGCAATAACAGTTCTAGCTTTTAAATCTTTAtctaaaatcaaaacttcTAAACTCTCTCCAATAGTGAGTCTTTTGGCAAGAGCTCTATTTTGTTCATAGTTCCCATCAGATAATTGACCATCATAGATCACACCACGTAAATGAGACCCTTCTAACTCAACCAACACTGAATCTTTAGTTTTCTCAACAATGACAGTTTTCACAATTGATTTACCTGAAACtaatttgttaatttcattcttttgAGCATTTGAAAGTTCACTAGATTGTTTTAATGTAACGACTAATCTTTTTTGTTCCTTATTAATATCCAAAATTCTGACTTTGACAATCTGTCCCACTTTCAAATAACTACTAGCATCTTCAACAAAAGTTTCAGAAATTTCAGTTTTAGGTAAAAATGCTCTTAAATTACCGAAAAATGATACAATACAACCATTAGGAACAAATTTTTCCACAATAGCATTTGTTTTAAACCCAATTTCTGCTTGATCAATGTTACtcaaaatttcatcatccTCTAAATTAACCAATGCCTTTCTAAATGTAATTAAAGCACGTTTACCATTGTAATTTAATAATCTAcctttagttttagttcCAACTCGGAATTTTCTTTCTGGATAAACAAGTTTAATATCGGACATTTGATTTCCCGGTACAAACCctttaaattcatcaaaaaatttaacaTTAATACCAACCCCATCTTCCAaaacttttaaaatttcaacATTTGGAAGAAGCTTACCTATTGGAACATCTCTAACATTCAAATATTCAGCATCAATAACTTTGGATTCAAAACTTAATATTAACAAGTTATCAACTTCATTAAATCCAATGACTCTAGATTTATGAGTAGATCCAATACTATAATCAAGCAatgttttattatcatcaaatttagaTTGATGTATTTGTCCAAATAATGAACTTGATCCAAAAGAAACATACACATAGTGTTTATCATTGCCAATTACTTTAACTTCATCAAACACATGACCAATTGGGAATGCTTCAAGTGCTTGTGTTTGAGAAGAATCATCACCTAATTGTAAAACATGTGGCAATATagataaaatcaattttttggtACCATTCTTTAACAACACTGCTAATACTCTTGCCTTAACGGTGCTTCCAATGGCATATTTatgttttaattctttcaaatcgAAATTTTGGATTTGTGACAATGCAATAGTTCCATCTACTAACCCATACACTTTGGTGACCAAACCATTCTCAGTAACATCATTAATCAAGGCATCAACAATTACACCTGGTTGTatagaatcaattgatgaaattgtaGACACTGTGGATTTTTTAGCAGAAATAGTGGCAACTATTGGTTTCAAATTAATAGTTCTACTAGAAGGTTTTGTAGCTATTGAGCACAAAATAACTAAACCTGGAACAATGGTAGTCACATCAATTTTAGCATTGGTCAATTCTTTGTTACTTATAAATCCAGAATATTCTGGTTTACCGGTATCTAAAATAATACCGTGATCTTCAATAGATTTCACCGAGCATTGTAAAATATTGTTtacaatcaaatcatcaacttcTAAACTTTCATTGACAGATTCTGGTTCTATAGTTAATTCAattctctttttgtttttgaaatctTCATTTGAAGTAGTGATTTTGGCTTTTAACCAAGATCccaatttaaatattttcaataaatcagGAAATTCCTTTTCAGTTTTGGATTTGAAAGTGGCACTCTTGGTTTCTTGATTGCCATCTGCATTAtcactttcttcttcttcttcttcttgttcttgttcttcaaatttttcaattaatgcTGTAATTTGAGGACTTATAGATGTAATAGGAATATAACCTGTCAAATTATCACCGAGAGCTAAACCAATATCAAGTTTATTAatagttttgatttgacCTAATACTGATGATCCACTAACAAGGTTTTTAAAGTTGAATGTTTCAATAAGAACAGATTGAGTAGTTTCTTCATCGTTGTCATTTTTATCattctttgatttatttttacttGACTTTTTgtgtttcttctttggttGTTCAGATTTACTGGAATTTGATCGTTTATTTGATTCTGCTTGTTCAAATAAAACATCTTTGGTTGCTTCATTGgaaatttcttttacttCCAAAGCAGATAATGGTTTGGATCCACCTCtaggaaaagaaaattcttTATTACTAAGTACTGATTTAGAAGAATCAGACATACTGGTAGGtaagtggtggtggtggtggtggaagTAAAGGTGGGTATATTAATgtatgaattgaaaaaaaaaaaaaaaaatttcttctcTTCTCTTCCTCATCTCCCTCTAAAATAATGTATAAGCAATAAGCTATGAGTGATGATGTGTGAGacaaacagaaaaaaagataCACAAATTTTGGTGTCACACACTCAGCCAATATTACCGCGAATACAGGCTGATAGGATCAAGTGCGACATCTAGATAATTACTCAACATCTTACAAATGATGGACAATGACTATAAGTAATTATCTACGACATTTTAGGGTAACAGAAATTTAGTGTAAGTGTAATACTAATTGGTGGACACACATCCGTTCTATATTGCACATAAACTACATTAtttaagaaaaatatttagaaatagtaaaagaattattttatattatatagGTTTAATTAGAGAAATAAAAGTACTATATACTTGAGTACATTTTAGATGAATACCATCGCTGGTAAAAGGGGTTAAATGTGTAACCATTCATTAAAAATGGTTCAACCGTAGTTAGAGGAATTGAACACTAATGGAAATCCCTATAAAAATTACTATGTTATAAATTAGTTTAAGTTAACTGCTGACCGTATGCGCTGAGAAGTGCTACGTCAGGACATTTGGTGTTCCTGTATATAATCAACGCTTCTGAAAGAGTcaagatttttcaatttttgggTGCAACTTTTATcaataccaccaccaccaccaaccTTGTTTATACTTTTacgcttttttttttttttattaatactTTCAACTATAAACCCAATCTAATTCAATCCATTATCATTTCTGTCAActaaaacaagaaaagcaataaaacaaaaaaacaaacaaacaaagtAACATAACCTTCAACACCTCAGAGTATCCAATCAGTACACActctttgttttgttgaCTAAAAAATTCTTCTATCATTGACCGTACCTGTTTGTTTACGATGTAGCATAACTTTGTCAGCTTCTCGCAACccatattttttaattaactTGGAATAGAATAATCCACATGCATTACACAACGTTCTACTTCCTTCAGGTCCTCGGCGCCATTCAGGAGTTTCTTGTGAACAACAATGTTGGCAGGTAATTTCTGGTTTTACACTCAACTCAGTATTCAAATTCCCACCAGTAAGATTAGATGTTGATAGTGGAGGCTGCAGTTGTAGGTGCAGTTGTGATTGTGGTTGTATTTGAGATTGAGCTAATTGCAGTGGTGGCTGCGATGGTTGTAAAGACCCACTGGAAGCAATACTACCATTGCTACTGTTGAGACCCACTTGCAGAGGAATGGTTTCACTACGTGCAGTTAATGCTTTAGTTTTGACcaattgatgttgatattggtgttggtgttggtgcTTTTTGCGaattttccttttctctgtatgttgttgtttcttaTTACCATTCTCATATACAAATAATCCATTTCTTCTTATATCATTGTTAGACTTGTTACTACTATTTTCGTTAATacttttgatattttcaaaaacattGGCGAGTTTCTTAGTATTGACCAAGGCTTCATTTATATCATCTATGGATAAATCAGTGACCATTTTTTCTAATACATTTGAATTCTTATCATTTTCTAAATCAAATGTGTAatgtttcaattcattatatttgatttcaaattttttcaaaaattgaattaaatcaaagacaactttatattttttggaataggctttatcattattggtattattaAAATGATTAGTCAACTCTGAATCCAAAGAATGAGCTTTAGTTCTATCCATTGAAACAGGTGATACTCGATTAGAAATTGGAATTCTGGTTTTTGATTCTTGATTGGAGAAAACATAT encodes:
- a CDS encoding GATA zinc finger-containing transcription factor, putative (Similar to S. cerevisiae GAT2), coding for MNGANQNIPTTLPRLPSFQQLSETIRNPDFTESSQKTQQYHQHRFQNTPIDCKSLMLFPINYTPVNDNGIVTSSNTIVTTTSNMNGNSTMEYSYGPTLHGRHESYPNQYVFSNQESKTRIPISNRVSPVSMDRTKAHSLDSELTNHFNNTNNDKAYSKKYKVVFDLIQFLKKFEIKYNELKHYTFDLENDKNSNVLEKMVTDLSIDDINEALVNTKKLANVFENIKSINENSSNKSNNDIRRNGLFVYENGNKKQQHTEKRKIRKKHQHQHQYQHQLVKTKALTARSETIPSQVGLNSSNGSIASSGSLQPSQPPSQLAQSQIQPQSQSHLQSQPPLSTSNLTGGNLNTELSVKPEITCQHCCSQETPEWRRGPEGSRTLCNACGLFYSKLIKKYGLREADKVMLHRKQTGTVNDRRIF